In a single window of the Littorina saxatilis isolate snail1 linkage group LG3, US_GU_Lsax_2.0, whole genome shotgun sequence genome:
- the LOC138962910 gene encoding uncharacterized protein isoform X1: protein MANNSPGGYRLENGEEDGIVRTAPCLDTKGLDEGRHEEDDPTVMSERLEPFPYDFSCVDLENKCGLKPLETSEQKEEVGADEQSHAKSDSLSSRIAPITSNNGKTQPREEFYHLLKKPDNHFKNSVPDQGTQQFGNLDTQLTQKDMPDPKHYSEYSPGVIPEELKPPAEETNTNRHQTKAAELSTSKRLQEEEKPSVPCKRKADKYLNTGSWSFKDGKEFPNREPQCLRGDSATHLQGLNKDKAPSTGNRSCSEINKGSPIFGYEESPRATEKKYLCFEKNVRMITDNKTLKEEIACTASRADTEFREGFYAKRHRTSKTLIECSNEGSASNIVTHDGHDILQSFAARTQIKQEGEDELCGSRLFITERENEEDNLFRHQNDEEEKYMLLKQSNKKPSTKSASSRTTRTRQETDSCVHQLGKEDVSFQSDEIAPQHTDHDKTLEQGQRATREPIVPWNQGSISEIDSETGYKEYTRKSEKEAHVLKVPDENHTYANDRNGEGSCKKNGGTFYIRQTGQTLARILNQDQLNAHEEDSASNDNTTEDIGNASIVPDVACLASTDWDDRTFSAPPTSANIPESKDFSYKTVSCRDTLPIDHPGFLNADGLLASDTQGNDSTDSQKNPDDDIVGFTEYDDYTAAQTDANTLDMNAQSVLPNNPTPALNEKEDGGPAEHGHGFVSIEDVETPSYRRSSDSDISNMDQHQGDNEKTSETEHSAINNVVVSVGLTGSMSELNLETSYNHDESEHVSDGHQERKHQDNPAGFVLDAEVKEKSAEVLTAESDKPECDKHYAIVHPRMFELGDNSSADFQEGNDKNRTHDMPASFGAVSVPSNTTAPASRVMDLNDRNFNNCSNNYLKSEDDLEDLSAVRHGLLTDPPSPSSRNSPFITDTSNGKATHRRTARQHHREIMPCSVRSHVTHERPGQSQIMQTQNNYLFESDGELQKVHNDYYTSQLSKGSECKVIKLYDCGDQQSSLAEKKEQRKNYQLPEDSSDVPFIVLEEERQYRKPGMVNWQDDGTENIRDYHFLWNISESGIGFSDHRFPFKQNMQGIDLHRNSNPVSQSSSREQSDLEMLARKANTKEHFLPEDLFSFDERRPSSITLFEEFLPWFKTLPYAVKGPRDKNAIDSILYPHLHLRSAFQTCIVACPVLGKNSPYSPNPALDDEVIEGPQDEDRGHLEDGARPSTPPQPRQPDRQGTAERECDPRRAVFSVDPVEPEARDEHQLPYLGIPSPSRRQTDRQGTAVGEGEPGGAVICVDRVERGPLGERRLPNRGIVYTAHPCCCLQCSPIHLRANIGLPALAVPFPTECCEDGGNYMNAGITPQVFVSTFLRHRGTAAERSSRPCDVSRLSQTGRRIWCPNFTCRGNWTQDSSACLDCQGVHVHQNENIRVEQQPCSHINSTTPSTAEEVDIAVHDGGRFYHSFVAPGHGLCVMCGRHAVNTRLHNCLHQVVCRHCARFVRVCPMCGEPVVCFFVF from the exons ATGGCTAACAACTCTCCTGGAGGTTATCGTCTGGAGAATGGCGAAGAGGACGGTATAGTAAGGACGGCTCCATGTCTGGACACCAAGGGGTTAGACGAAGGTCGCCACGAGGAAGACGATCCTACAGTTATGTCTGAACGACTTGAGCCTTTCCCCTATGATTTTTCTTGTGtagatttagaaaacaaatgtggTCTCAAACCTTTGGAGACGTCTGAGCAAAAAGAAGAAGTTGGTGCTGATGAACAATCTCATGCAAAATCCGACAGTCTTTCGAGCCGCATAGCTCCGATAACTTCCAACAATGGAAAGACGCAGCCTCGAGAAGAATTTTACCATTTACTTAAGAAACCAGATAACCATTTTAAAAATAGCGTTCCGGATCAGGGAACACAACAGTTTGGAAACTTGGACACTCAGCTTACACAAAAGGACATGCCTGACCCCAAGCACTATTCCGAGTACAGTCCAGGTGTCATTCCGGAGGAGTTGAAACCCCCTGCggaagaaacaaacacaaacaggcATCAGACTAAAGCTGCAGAGTTGTCAACGTCAAAGAGattacaagaagaagaaaagccaTCTGTACCATGTAAAAGGAAAGCAGACAAATACCTGAATACAGGATCATGGTCCTTTAAGGATGGCAAAGAATTTCCAAACCGGGAGCCTCAATGTCTTCGTGGTGACAGCGCAACACATTTACAAGGGTTGAACAAAGACAAAGCACCGTCTACTGGAAACAGATCTTGCTCAGAAATAAACAAAGGAAGCCCAATCTTCGGATACGAAGAATCTCCACGTgcaacagaaaaaaagtacttatgttttgaaaaaaatgttcgcaTGATTACTGACAACAAGACGTTGAAAGAAGAGATTGCATGCACTGCGTCAAGAGCTGACACCGAGTTCAGAGAAGGATTTTATGCTAAACGTCACAGAACATCCAAAACGCTGATTGAATGTTCAAATGAAGGTTCGGCGTCAAATATTGTCACCCACGACGGACATGATATTCTACAGTCGTTTGCAGCAAGGACACAAATCAAACAAGAAGGAGAGGACGAACTGTGTGGGAGCCGACTCTTTATCACTGAAAGAGAAAATGAAGAGGACAATTTGTTCCGTCATCAGAATGATGAAGAGGAGAAATATATGTTACTGAAACAGAGCAACAAAAAACCAAGTACTAAGTCAGCAAGTTCGAGAACAACCAGAACACGCCAGGAAACGGACAGCTGTGTCCACCAGCTAGGAAAAGAAGATGTTTCATTCCAGAGTGATGAGATTGCACCTCAGCATACTGACCATGACAAAACCCTGGAACAAGGACAGCGGGCGACACGTGAACCAATCGTTCCTTGGAATCAAGGAAGCATATCAGAAATTGATTCTGAGACCGGTTACAAAGAATACACCCGCAAGTCTGAAAAGGAAGCACACGTCTTGAAAGTCCCAGATGAAAATCACACATACGCAAACGACCGGAACGGGGAAGGCAGTTGCAAAAAAAACGGTGGCACGTTTTACATTCGACAAACGGGCCAGACACTTGCTAGAATTCTCAATCAAGATCAACTTAATGCACATGAAGAGGATTCAGCCAGTAATGACAACACCACGGAGGACATTGGGAATGCATCAATAGTTCCAGACGTCGCCTGTCTTGCAAGCACAGACTGGGATGACAGGACATTTTCCGCCCCACCAACCTCAGCCAATATCCCCGAGTCAAAAGATTTTTCCTACAAGACTGTGTCTTGTAGAGATACTTTGCCGATAGACCATCCAGGTTTCCTTAATGCGGATGGTCTGCTTGCCAGTGATACTCAAGGAAACGATTCCACTGATTCGCAGAAGAATCCAGACGATGACATAGTTGGTTTCACAGAATATGATGATTACACGGCAGCGCAGACTGATGCTAATACCCTTGACATGAATGCACAAAGTGTGCTGCCAAACAATCCAACACCAGCGCTGAACGAGAAGGAAGACGGTGGTCCCGCTGAACATGGACATGGCTTTGTCTCAATTGAAGACGTTGAGACTCCGAGTTACCGTCGCAGTTCTGACTCAGATATTTCCAACATGGACCAACATCAAGGAGATAATGAGAAAACATCAGAAACAGAACATTCTGCCATCAACAATGTCGTCGTTTCTGTTGGACTTACTGGAAGTATGTCAGAACTTAACCTCGAGACCAGTTACAACCATGATGAAAGCGAACACGTGTCAGATGGCCACCAGGAGCGAAAGCATCAAGACAACCCGGCCGGGTTTGTACTCGACGCAGAGGTCAAGGAAAAGTCAGCTGAAGTCCTCACAGCTGAAAGCGATAAACCTGAGTGCGACAAACATTATGCAATTGTTCATCCACGAATGTTCGAGCTTGGTGATAATTCCAGTGCAGATTTCCAGGAGGGAAATGACAAGAACAGGACACATGATATGCCTGCTTCCTTCGGCGCTGTGAGTGTCCCAAGCAATACAACTGCCCCCGCATCTCGAGTCATGGATTTGAATGACAGAAACTTCAACAATTGTTCCAATAACTACCTGAAAAGTGAGGACGATCTTGAAGACCTATCAGCTGTCAGACACGGATTACTCACAGACCCGCCAAGCCCCAGTAGCAGAAATAGTCCCTTTATCACAGACACATCTAATGGGAAAGCAACCCATCGTAGGACGGCGAGACAGCATCACAGAGAAATAATGCCATGTTCCGTTCGTAGTCATGTGACGCATGAGAGGCCTGGGCAATCTCAGATAATGCAAACACAGAACAACTACCTTTTTGAATCCGACGGCGAATTGCAGAAAGTGCACAACGACTATTACACTTCGCAGCTTAGTAAAGGGTCTGAGTGTAAGGTAATCAAGCTTTATGATTGTGGAGATCAACAAAGCTCACTTGCGGAGAAAAAAGAACAACGCAAGAACTATCAATTGCCTGAGGACAGTTCTGACGTACCTTTCATTGTCCTTGAAGAAGAGAGACAATATAGAAAGCCCGGCATGGTCAACTGGCAAGATGACGGCACAGAAAACATAAGAGATTACCACTTTCTTTGGAACATTTCTGAGTCAGGCATTGGCTTCTCTGATCATCGTTTTCCTTTCAAACAAAATATGCAAGGGATTGACCTACACAGAAACAGTAACCCAGTAAGCCAGTCAAGCTCGCGTGAGCAGTCAGACCTCGAAATGCTGGCGAGAAAAGCGAATACTAAAGAGCATTTTCTGCCCGAGGACCTTTTTAGCTTTGACGAGCGAAGACCTTCAAGCATCACGCTATTTGAGGAGTTTCTCCCCTGGTTTAAGACACTGCCATATGCTGTCAAGGGTCCAAGGGACAAAAATGCGATTGATTCTATTTTATACCCCCATTTGCACTTGCGTTCAGCATTTCAAACATGCATCGTCGCTTGTCCCGTGCTCGGGAAAAACTCTCCATACTCACCAAATCCAGCATTGGACGATGAAGTCATAGAAGGCCCTCAAGACGAAGACAGAGGCCACCTTGAAGATGGAGCAAGGCCGTCTACACCGCCACAACCGCGGCAACCAGATCGTCAGGGGACagctgagagagagtgtgatcCTAGGAGAGCTGTCTTTTCTGTAGATCCGGTTGAGCCTGAAGCCCGTGACGAACATCAGCTTCCATATCTTGGAATTCCCTCTCCTTCTCGCCGACAAACAGATCGTCAGGGGACAGCCGTGGGAGAAGGGGAGCCTGGGGGAGCTGTCATCTGTGTGGATCGCGTAGAGCGTGGACCCCTCGGTGAACGTCGACTTCCAAATCGTGGTATTGTGTATACTGCACATCCTTGTTGCTGTCTCCAGTGCTCACCGATTCACCTGCGGGCGAACATAG GCCTCCCTGCGCTTGCAGTGCCTTTTCCCACAGAATGCTGT gaaGACGGCGGCAACTATATGAACGCAG GAATAACGCCACAAGTGTTCGTCTCTACGTTCCTGCGCCATCGTGGCACAGCGGCTGAGCGGAGTTCTAGACCCTGCGACGTTTCGAGGTTGTCGCAGACTGGAAGACGAATCTGGTGTCCGAATTTCACGTGCCGCGGCAATTGGACCCAAGATTCATCCGCCTGCTTGGACTGTCAGGGGGTCCATGTTCACCAAAATG AGAATATTCGAGTTGAACAACAGCCGTGCAGCCACATTAACAGCACCACACCCAGCACG GCAGAGGAGGTGGACATTGCTGTTCATGACGGGGGACGTTTTTATCATAGCTTTGTTG ctcCTGGGCATGGACTCTGCGTGATGTGCGGAAGACACGCAGTGAACACAAGGCTGCACAACTGCCTGCATCAGGTGGTGTGCAGGCACTGCGCGAGATTTGTTCGAGTGTGTCCCATGTGTGGGGAACCTgtcgtttgtttttttgtgt